The Exiguobacterium aurantiacum DSM 6208 genome includes a window with the following:
- a CDS encoding MFS transporter → MQRFRFSILLLIVFISGLIQGALIPLLSTLIERDGNSAWLNGLNATMLYLGVIVSAPLLERFVRKYGFRPTIVLGIVLTALATFFLPLWPTLLAWAVMRFVIGFGDSALHYGSQVWVTSVSEKRSLGRAMAYYGMSFSLGFAVGPLIAPLVDIHFWLPFLVLIFFCLASLFFIFKVENEFPEAEKVKTDSTGRIRLVLIGAGYTLLPAFTYGFLEASLNANLPIFTVRNDIGLAQTSTLITTFIVASIAVQLPLGRLADHFGKKRILQIVLTLGTLLFALANLAVDHYAWLLVLFALAGAGLGSTYSLGLAHMTEVLPRSLLPTGNMLYSIAFSVGSISGPMIGAFWISLPKDVYFLMYALILGILAVSLFTAKAKPIDI, encoded by the coding sequence ATGCAACGGTTTCGTTTTTCGATTTTATTGCTCATCGTATTTATTTCCGGTTTGATTCAAGGGGCGCTCATCCCGCTGTTGTCAACGCTCATCGAACGCGACGGGAACTCCGCGTGGCTGAATGGCCTGAACGCCACGATGCTCTATCTCGGCGTCATCGTCTCGGCGCCGCTGCTCGAACGGTTCGTCCGCAAATACGGGTTCCGGCCGACCATCGTCTTAGGCATCGTCTTGACGGCGCTCGCGACGTTCTTCTTACCGCTTTGGCCGACGCTTCTCGCCTGGGCCGTCATGCGCTTCGTCATCGGTTTTGGTGACTCCGCGCTCCATTACGGCTCACAAGTATGGGTGACGTCCGTGAGCGAAAAGCGCAGTCTCGGCCGGGCGATGGCGTATTACGGCATGTCGTTCAGTCTCGGCTTCGCGGTCGGTCCGCTCATCGCGCCGCTCGTCGACATTCATTTTTGGTTACCGTTCCTCGTCTTGATCTTCTTCTGTCTCGCCTCACTCTTCTTCATCTTTAAAGTGGAGAACGAATTTCCTGAAGCCGAGAAAGTGAAGACCGATTCGACCGGACGAATCCGGCTCGTCTTGATCGGTGCCGGGTATACGCTTCTCCCTGCCTTTACATACGGTTTTCTCGAAGCGAGCCTAAACGCGAACTTGCCTATCTTTACAGTCCGAAACGACATCGGCCTCGCCCAGACGAGTACGCTCATTACGACGTTCATCGTGGCATCCATCGCGGTCCAACTCCCGCTCGGCCGCCTCGCCGACCATTTCGGGAAGAAACGGATCCTGCAAATCGTGTTGACGCTCGGCACGTTGTTGTTCGCGCTCGCGAACTTGGCCGTCGACCATTACGCCTGGCTGCTCGTCTTGTTCGCTTTAGCGGGTGCCGGCCTCGGGTCAACCTATTCTCTTGGCCTCGCCCATATGACCGAAGTGTTGCCGCGTTCGCTTTTACCGACGGGGAATATGCTCTATAGCATCGCATTCAGCGTCGGATCGATTAGTGGACCGATGATTGGGGCGTTTTGGATCAGTTTGCCAAAAGACGTGTACTTCCTCATGTACGCACTCATTCTCGGCATCCTCGCCGTCAGTCTGTTCACGGCCAAAGCCAAACCGATCGATATATAA
- a CDS encoding DMT family transporter — protein MPNLFQRPWTVTLLALFNTFLWGSAFPFIKLSYEELEIGADEYGQQLIFAGERFLLAGLLLLLISRTVFKRPIRLTVGRVKAYAHLGAFLTFLQYLFFYVGLSLSTGVQGSIIAGSTSFFQMALAHFRYEDDRLNRLKGIALTLGFSGIVIANWPSASSEIGFGVGEILLILAMISGAFGNLIAKDYSRSHDVAPMTAWAMVIGSLGLLVVGVMLDPSGVFLPYTMKTYLFLLYLALLSAIGFTLWNTLMKHNPVSRVSLYMFFVPLFGVLLSNVMLGETIPWNALVGLLFVVAGIYLSTYFQGRKRGPVSK, from the coding sequence ATGCCCAACTTGTTTCAACGGCCTTGGACCGTTACATTATTGGCGTTGTTTAATACATTTTTATGGGGAAGCGCCTTCCCGTTCATCAAACTAAGCTACGAAGAACTTGAAATCGGGGCGGATGAGTACGGACAACAATTGATCTTTGCCGGTGAACGTTTCTTGCTCGCCGGGCTATTGCTGTTGTTGATCAGTCGGACCGTCTTTAAGCGTCCCATCCGTTTGACGGTCGGGCGTGTGAAAGCCTACGCGCATCTCGGTGCGTTTTTGACGTTTCTACAATACTTGTTTTTTTACGTCGGATTGTCGCTGTCGACGGGGGTTCAAGGATCGATCATCGCCGGGTCGACTTCGTTCTTCCAAATGGCACTCGCTCACTTTCGTTATGAAGACGACAGGTTGAACCGTTTGAAAGGGATCGCGCTCACACTCGGGTTCTCTGGCATCGTCATCGCGAACTGGCCATCGGCGAGTTCAGAGATCGGTTTTGGGGTCGGCGAGATTTTGCTCATTCTAGCGATGATCTCAGGGGCGTTTGGTAACTTGATCGCAAAAGATTACTCGCGTAGCCATGACGTCGCACCGATGACGGCTTGGGCGATGGTCATTGGCTCGCTCGGACTGCTTGTCGTCGGCGTGATGCTTGACCCGAGCGGCGTCTTCTTGCCATACACGATGAAGACTTACCTGTTCTTGCTCTACTTGGCTCTTTTATCCGCAATCGGGTTCACGTTATGGAACACGCTGATGAAACATAACCCGGTCAGCCGTGTGTCGCTCTATATGTTCTTTGTTCCCTTGTTCGGGGTGTTGCTATCGAATGTCATGCTCGGAGAAACAATTCCGTGGAACGCACTCGTTGGATTATTGTTCGTCGTCGCCGGTATTTACTTGTCCACTTACTTCCAAGGCCGCAAACGCGGCCCTGTGAGCAAATGA